A stretch of the Psychroserpens sp. Hel_I_66 genome encodes the following:
- a CDS encoding tetratricopeptide repeat protein, giving the protein MKHFIFFLLVPFLAFSQASLNDAKKHIDKKEFKKAELLLSEYVKTNQDDIEAIELFGDAYGHQKKWDEAIVQYKKLVEAKPRNANFHYKYGGALGMKALSINKLKALGIIGDVKDAFLKAAELDPKHIDARWALVELYMQLPGIVGGSKSKSFKYANELEALSKVDGYLAKGYIYEYDDEPELAEKFYKLAIEVGGSLNCYDKLTDLYEKEKQPAKAIGNLEASAEKHERNAMHYQIGKVCAEYNIELEKGEKCLLIYIENYTAKDGVPKAWAYYRLAQIYKFKKEKEDALKWINKAIADLPKIEVFKEEKSAIQSL; this is encoded by the coding sequence ATGAAGCATTTTATATTTTTTCTTTTAGTTCCCTTTTTGGCTTTTAGCCAAGCATCTTTAAATGATGCCAAAAAGCATATTGATAAAAAAGAGTTTAAAAAGGCAGAATTATTACTTTCAGAATACGTTAAAACCAATCAAGACGACATTGAGGCCATTGAACTTTTTGGCGACGCTTATGGTCATCAAAAAAAATGGGATGAGGCTATTGTTCAATATAAAAAATTGGTAGAAGCCAAACCAAGAAATGCCAATTTTCATTATAAGTATGGTGGAGCTCTTGGTATGAAAGCATTGAGCATCAATAAATTAAAGGCTCTTGGTATTATTGGAGATGTCAAGGATGCCTTTTTAAAAGCTGCCGAATTAGACCCAAAACACATCGATGCACGTTGGGCTTTGGTAGAATTGTATATGCAATTACCTGGTATTGTTGGAGGTAGTAAGAGTAAATCTTTTAAATATGCGAATGAGTTGGAAGCCCTTTCTAAAGTAGATGGCTATCTCGCTAAAGGTTATATTTACGAGTATGATGACGAACCAGAGTTAGCCGAGAAATTTTACAAACTCGCGATTGAAGTTGGTGGCTCTTTAAATTGCTACGATAAACTTACCGATTTATATGAAAAGGAAAAACAACCAGCTAAAGCCATTGGTAATTTGGAGGCATCTGCCGAAAAGCATGAGCGTAATGCTATGCATTATCAAATAGGCAAGGTTTGTGCAGAGTATAATATCGAGCTTGAAAAAGGCGAAAAGTGCTTGCTCATCTATATCGAAAATTATACAGCAAAAGATGGTGTCCCAAAAGCTTGGGCATATTATAGGTTGGCTCAAATTTATAAATTTAAAAAAGAAAAAGAAGACGCTCTAAAATGGATCAATAAAGCGATTGCAGATTTGCCAAAAATTGAGGTTTTTAAAGAAGAGAAGTCCGCTATACAGAGCTTATAG
- a CDS encoding UDP-N-acetylmuramate--L-alanine ligase, with the protein MNVHFIAIGGSAMHNLALALHNKGSHVTGSDDTIFEPSKSRLDAKGLLPEAFGWFPEKITSNLDAIVLGMHAKADNPELLKAQELNLKIYSYPEFLYEQSKHKTRVVIGGSHGKTTITSMILHVMHYHDRDVDYMVGAQLEGFDVMVKLSEENDFIVLEGDEYLSSPIDRRPKFHLYKPNIALLSGIAWDHINVFPTYENYVQQFSIFVDSIVVGGSINYNEEDAEVMRVVEASANAIRKIAYQTPEYRVENGQTLLATPEGDLPIEIFGKHNLNNLAGAKWICQHMGIDEDDFYEAISTFKGASKRLEKIAETKKSVAYKDFAHSPSKVEATTKAVKEQYENRTLVACLELHTYSSLNAEFLKEYKGALDAADVAVVFYSPHAVEIKKLEEVTHDQIANAFERDDLIIYTNPEDFRSFLFSQDFENKALLLMSSGNYGGLDFDEVTDFLRKQES; encoded by the coding sequence ATGAACGTACATTTTATAGCTATTGGCGGAAGCGCTATGCACAACCTCGCTTTGGCACTTCACAATAAAGGATCTCACGTCACTGGAAGTGACGACACTATTTTTGAACCGTCAAAATCGAGATTGGATGCCAAAGGTTTATTGCCAGAAGCATTTGGTTGGTTTCCAGAAAAAATTACATCAAATTTAGATGCCATTGTTTTGGGAATGCATGCCAAAGCTGATAATCCTGAGCTACTAAAGGCACAAGAACTCAATCTTAAAATCTATAGCTATCCAGAATTTCTTTATGAACAATCCAAACATAAAACACGTGTAGTCATTGGCGGAAGTCATGGTAAAACGACAATCACCTCTATGATTTTGCACGTGATGCATTATCATGATCGTGATGTAGATTATATGGTTGGAGCCCAATTGGAAGGCTTTGATGTGATGGTTAAACTTTCCGAAGAAAATGATTTTATAGTGCTGGAAGGTGATGAATATTTGAGTTCTCCCATTGATAGACGACCAAAATTCCATTTGTACAAACCTAATATCGCACTTTTGAGTGGGATTGCTTGGGACCATATTAATGTATTCCCGACGTATGAGAATTACGTGCAGCAATTTTCGATTTTTGTCGATAGTATCGTGGTTGGCGGTAGTATAAATTACAATGAAGAAGATGCTGAAGTCATGCGCGTTGTGGAAGCTAGTGCTAATGCGATAAGAAAAATTGCGTATCAAACTCCGGAATATCGAGTTGAAAACGGACAAACTTTACTCGCAACACCAGAAGGTGATTTACCTATTGAAATCTTCGGAAAACATAACCTCAATAATCTAGCTGGCGCCAAATGGATTTGTCAGCATATGGGAATTGACGAAGATGATTTTTACGAAGCAATCTCAACATTTAAAGGTGCCAGCAAACGTTTGGAGAAAATCGCGGAAACCAAAAAAAGTGTGGCCTATAAAGATTTTGCACATTCACCAAGTAAGGTTGAAGCCACTACAAAAGCAGTAAAAGAACAGTACGAGAATAGAACTTTGGTTGCGTGTTTGGAATTACATACTTACAGTAGTTTAAATGCGGAATTTTTGAAAGAATATAAAGGTGCTTTGGATGCAGCAGATGTGGCAGTTGTTTTTTATTCGCCTCACGCAGTAGAGATCAAAAAACTGGAAGAGGTCACGCACGACCAAATTGCTAATGCCTTTGAGCGTGATGATTTGATAATTTACACCAATCCTGAGGATTTTAGATCCTTTTTATTTTCTCAAGATTTTGAGAATAAAGCTTTGTTATTGATGAGTAGCGGTAATTATGGTGGTTTGGATTTTGATGAGGTGACTGACTTCCTGCGGAAGCAGGAATCTTAG
- a CDS encoding nuclear transport factor 2 family protein has translation MTYKEKAKDIYDQLGQGKLLDAFDQYYAENVVMTEPTGTRKGKADCRKYEEKFLEHVKEFHGLEVHHIGANENDSTSFVESTMDVTFNAGNREKLRQVAVQQWSGDQITHERFYYDNENLNKPKIEI, from the coding sequence ATGACTTATAAAGAAAAAGCAAAAGATATTTACGACCAATTAGGACAAGGAAAACTATTAGATGCGTTCGATCAGTATTACGCCGAAAATGTTGTTATGACAGAACCAACTGGGACTAGAAAAGGTAAAGCCGATTGTAGAAAATATGAAGAAAAATTTTTAGAACATGTTAAAGAATTTCATGGATTGGAAGTACATCATATTGGAGCAAACGAAAATGATTCGACCTCATTTGTAGAGAGCACCATGGATGTTACCTTTAATGCTGGCAATAGAGAAAAATTACGTCAAGTTGCTGTTCAACAATGGAGTGGTGATCAAATCACACATGAACGGTTCTATTACGATAATGAAAATCTTAATAAACCAAAGATTGAGATTTAA